A genomic segment from Modestobacter roseus encodes:
- a CDS encoding CaiB/BaiF CoA transferase family protein, whose product MPEHPALPGAEPGPARPQGPLSGLLVADFSRILAGPYATMLLADLGAEVVKVEGPNGDDTRTWQPPVRDGLSTYYLGVNRNKRSIALDLKDPDDVAVARELATRADVLIENFKTGGLGRFGLDYETVARDNPGVVYASITGFGSQPGGAELPGYDLIVQAISGLMSLTGDPDGDPYRAGISVFDVMAGMHATIGVLAALNARHETGRGQHVEVNLLSSALSGLVNHASAVVAGGVVPFRMGNSHPSLFPYEPLPCADGDLIITAGNNGQFRKLVEVLGVPELAEDPRFARNEDRTANRDELRPLLVERLRTRTKDEWFADIIAAGVPCGPINTVDQGVAFAERIGLDPVVRVGDGGSAVPSVRNPITFSETPADYRLPPPGLDEHGAELRRWLSAPEEAGQ is encoded by the coding sequence ATGCCCGAGCACCCCGCGCTGCCCGGCGCCGAGCCCGGCCCCGCCCGTCCGCAGGGCCCGCTCAGCGGCCTGCTGGTCGCCGACTTCTCCCGGATCCTGGCCGGCCCCTACGCCACCATGCTCCTCGCCGACCTGGGCGCGGAGGTGGTCAAGGTCGAGGGCCCCAACGGCGACGACACCCGCACCTGGCAGCCCCCGGTCCGCGACGGCCTCTCCACCTACTACCTGGGCGTCAACCGCAACAAGCGGTCGATCGCGCTGGACCTCAAGGACCCCGACGACGTCGCCGTGGCCCGCGAGCTGGCCACCCGCGCCGACGTGCTGATCGAGAACTTCAAGACCGGTGGCCTGGGCCGGTTCGGGCTGGACTACGAGACGGTCGCCCGGGACAACCCCGGCGTCGTCTACGCCTCGATCACCGGCTTCGGCAGCCAGCCCGGTGGCGCGGAGCTGCCCGGTTACGACCTCATCGTGCAGGCCATCTCCGGGCTGATGAGCCTCACCGGTGACCCCGACGGCGACCCCTACCGCGCCGGCATCTCGGTGTTCGACGTGATGGCCGGGATGCACGCCACCATCGGCGTGCTCGCCGCGCTCAACGCCCGGCACGAGACCGGCCGCGGTCAGCACGTCGAGGTGAACCTGCTCTCCTCGGCGCTGTCCGGGCTGGTCAACCACGCCAGCGCGGTGGTGGCCGGCGGGGTGGTGCCCTTCCGGATGGGCAACAGCCACCCGAGCCTGTTCCCCTACGAGCCGCTGCCCTGCGCCGACGGCGACCTGATCATCACCGCCGGCAACAACGGGCAGTTCCGCAAGCTGGTCGAGGTGCTCGGCGTCCCGGAGCTCGCGGAGGACCCCCGGTTCGCCCGCAACGAGGACCGCACGGCGAACCGCGACGAGCTGCGCCCGCTGCTGGTCGAACGGCTGCGCACCCGCACCAAGGACGAGTGGTTCGCCGACATCATCGCCGCGGGCGTCCCGTGTGGTCCCATCAACACCGTGGACCAGGGAGTCGCCTTCGCCGAGCGGATCGGGCTCGACCCCGTCGTCCGCGTCGGCGACGGCGGCTCGGCCGTCCCCTCGGTGCGCAACCCGATCACCTTCTCCGAGACCCCGGCCGACTACCGGCTCCCGCCGCCCGGGCTCGACGAGCACGGGGCGGAGCTGCGGCGCTGGCTGAGCGCACCCGAGGAGGCCGGGCAGTGA